Within Colias croceus chromosome 10, ilColCroc2.1, the genomic segment catatcttaaactgccacgctcgagtattacagaaaattcccctcttcgcctccctatctattacTGTTGTAACGTTATCAAAACAAACATCtctgatgatgataatattattattttaatcgcAGTCACTGGCGTATAGTTATAGAAGTCAGTGATCGCAGTGCATAATGCTTTTATagtaaggaaaataaaacgataTTCTAGACATTGATAAAAGGGGAGTTCCcgtaatttatattaagtaagtgataggtataataatttgtaaaggTGTTTGTAAACCGCTGCCTTCGTCGCATCATCAGAATTTACTGGCCTAATACTATCTCCAACGACGACCTTTGGGAATGCTGCACGGAACACGTACCAAAGCAAGCTTTGGACTGGAAAGTGGAAACCTTCTTGGCGTCGGACTGTCATCGTAGAGGCCAAGTCTATAGGAAAATGCTGGAGCGACGGAAAAAAAAAACCGACGATAACCGTGTTttggtttaaatatttttggatctagatattattaattattgtatgaacGATCGTACGAACGAACGTCTTAACGTGGTTCAGCCCACgttaagccgttctcgagCTATGCGCTTGCTAAAATGtgttgattaatttttattttactaaagtattttatagaagatataaatatgatttctCAACAGAACTTCATCATTGACtaccaataaaatttttatttttaaccgacttcaaaaaaaaggaggaggttatcaattcggccggtatgtttttttttatgtatgtacaccgattactccgaggtttctgaaccgatttacgtgattctttttttgttcgatgcggaatggtgtcgaattggtcccataaaaattttattcggataggcccagtagtttttattttatgagcatttttgtctgtatttgtaaatgttgcaagtgcaagtttgaagtcggttgtttttaacgcaatTATGACTTGTTCAAATTCTAGACTAAGGGCGTATGCAGAAAGAAACCTGGTAACTTATGAGCCTGTCACCGTACCGGCCGTACCGGTACCGGCGCTTGTCAGCGCTGGTAACTCGCGcaggaaaatattatatttttaaacacgcgccgataagcgctgaACGGCGCCGACAAGCTTCAACACGCGCTGGTctcaaataatgtttatatatctGTGGCTGGTCAGCGCTGGGCGCtgccatataaaatttatcttgGTCTGCTTCAACCTGCTTCCTTTGTGTAGAACGAACCAGCGCTGACAAGCGCCGGTAAGCGTTTATAAGTTTCCAGCACAGGTTTCCAGTGTGGTTTCTAGCTTTCTTTCTTAATACgccctaataaattatagatctgtgcattatactctttggatCTGTGCGACGAGACAGTGCTACTTTATGCTTCAATTTTGGTGATGGCAACTTTTTTCTTAAATGTCTACAGTTCcgtgcaatttattttttattttgtgtcaCTGTCAAAACTCTAAAAGAACTTTTTTCTGCCATTTATTCTGCTTCTGCCgtttatacaaaatacaaatccAGTTTACtagaaaaatatcaaaattccACCCAagagtaaataattaaaataaatctacttatcgtaataaataataatattgttaaaaaactgTACCTAGAAGTAAGTGTCACTAAAGTTTTCCAGAAAGTCAGAAAgtgtacttatatattttgctacttttataaaacttaattgtttttttcgtGTATTATCAATGATACGGTAAGGTGTTGGATACCAAACAAGtataaatttactaaaaattttaattcctTAGTATAGTAACAGTTAACTTTTCCaaaattattacctacacGATTGTGGATTGCATACGTATTCAAGTAGATAACATTCGCATTGCTATTAAAccttctttaattttatagattgTCGAAAGATAATGTTTCAAggatatatacattttatttatattcaataattaatgtacaatatgtatatgtatttctaactagcggtccgccccggcttcgcccgtggtacatgtttacgttttctctatataagaaccatcctcgtacttcaaggaagataataaaaaaaaaaaattatcgaaatcagttcagccgttctcgagttatgtgCTTGATAAAGACATTTTAGATAATACATAACTGCTGCTCATTAGTATAGAAATAAGTAGAAGTTTATTGACacgaataaaatttgtatgttaatattaagtattggACAGTTTTTTCTAAACCCATCTCTTATGAATAAACATTACTACTCATAATTGAATTACATGTAAAGGTGTAAAATATCATCTCCTTGATATAGTGAATGGCATATTAAAACCAAGGGAAGTAATGTCTAAGTAAAGCAGATcacatttcataaaaatttagtcTTCTGAGTCATGCTTTTATTGATCATTGAGCAACAAGACACAATACTTAAAGAGTAAAGGTTGGATTTGTTattataactcaaaaactgtttgactataaaaaatattttttacctttGGATTTACTGAAcacatgattttttttacctaTTTCACACTTCACAGTCAACCCTTGAAAAGCCTTAATCAACAGCTTATGCCTAAAATGAAGACAGTTCTtactttttacaaataaaaaaaaaaacttatttgtcATTTGCAGATGGGTTCTGAATCCAAGATAGTGCTGGTAACAGGAGGGTCAGGATTGGTTGGTCAGGCAATCAAGACAGTTATTGACGAGGAAAAGAAGTCAGGGTCTGCGGAAGTAGGCAATGAGAAGTGGATATTTTGCGGCTCTAAGGATGGTGACTTAAGGTATATGTCATATAATTACAGGTTTagttaaaataagtttttatttgctaACAAGCTAAGGCAAAAGATATGgtcaaaaaatcaaaatatgcaCCCTcatattttacatacaaaacaataaaatagcattatttaaatttcagtagcttatttgaaagaaaacttaagaaaatacaattttctcTAGTTACATACTAGATTATTTCACATAAGGTCTCAGTCATACTGaacaatgtatttataattagctGAGACATAAGTGGTTTTTAGAATAATGTTTGCAGAAATAAAAAGGAAACGGAGGCATTATTTGAGAAACACAAGCCCACTCATGTGATCCACTTAGCTGCTATGGTGGGCGGCTTGTTCCACAACATGGCACATAATTTGGATTTctttgtaagtttttttttataattaatttttgcttATGCACACCATATACACTATTGTCTACCAGTGACACTTACCGTACATGAATGCCTGTACAGGTCAACGGATCATATACTGCATGGGCCTCTTCCCAAACTATTAGGATTAGATTCCTTTTGCATCAATAGatctaaaatttttataataggaCAGAAAAAAAACGAAGCGCAGATATCAAATGTTGTGTAATGTTccaagtattattattttacattaccTCTGATAGATATTGGATTACAGTTTCAGTCCATAACTTAGCTGCTGCAGACCGCAGTGACGAATTTACGTCATATAGCTTAAGTCGAGGGCAATATGggttcaaaaatgtattaaattagTTTCTTATTGAATTGTTGtgtaaaaacataaacaattaatatataattgaagaattatcatattatgtactagctgtgccccgcagtTTTACCAGCTAAgcccaacaggagcggagcaatctccgctcctgttggtcttagcattaTGATATAGGCCTGTAACCTTTTTCAAtatatgggctatctaacaccgaaacaatttttcaaatcggaccagtagttcctgagattagcgctttcaaacaaacaaacaaacaaactcttcagttttataatattagtatctgATAAGAGACCTAGaaaattataagaatattttatgcCTTATCAGCCTATAACGAAatgtatcaaaaatattttataatattaacacaaCAATAAACTTACTTGCAATTGactcatatttttattgaaaaatatgttgaaATATTAGTTTTCTAATTCCAGCGTGACAATATGGCCATAAATGATAATGTGCTGTACGCCAGCTATAAACACAAAGTGCAGAAGGTTGTGTCCTGTCTCTCCACATGTATATTCCCCGATAAAATTACATATCCTATTGATGAGACTATGGTAAGTTCACttcaatcaattttttttttttactttaataataattattgtagtttGTAGCAGTAAccttgtttataaatatattgtgatcGTCGATCAGGTTCTcgaaataaaatcatattatataaatatattctctCAATGATGATTGAGGTTTTAAACCTCTCATGCAAAAAGCCCGtcttcttttataaatttgtacaTTGACATTgttgtatgtctgtctgtggCATGGCAGCTCACAAACGGATGGACTATTTCATTTCAAATCCAGTTACTTACCTTGTTCCAAGCTATGTTTATGAAATAGGTCAGATCGATCTTGTTATTATTGTCTTATTTTTTCTTGATCCTTTCGTGCCCCGACTCCGAATCGCACTCGACCAATTTGTgataatagaaaattttaattgtaactatttattttacaggtGCATAACGGACCGCCTCACAGCTCCAACTATGGCTACAGCTATGCTAAGAGGATGATCGATGTATTAAATAGGTGAGgctttattgtattaataaaaaaaattctccTCTCTGTAGCAGTCAGCTGCTGCCATAGCAGCTCAGTAACACGTTTTTTGTATAAACGTGTAATGATATGTGATCCAATTTTGGTGCTACATAAATCATCAATACGAGGCTGTACTTATTAACTTCTCTGAGCTTATGCATTTTGTCTCGAACCTCACTTTAACTTAGCCACTTTTCCTTCATTTTGTCACTTAAACTTAAGTTAAACTTGTTCAGGGGCTACGCTGAACAGCACGGATGCCGCTTCACATCAGTAATACCGTGCAACGTGTTCGGGCCACACGACAACTTCTCCCTCGCCACCAGCCACGTGATACCGGCGCTGATACGCAGGATGGACGATGCTGTGACGAACGGTGAGATATTATACTGTCCAGGAGTCATGCTGAACAAGTCAGTAATACCGTGCAACATGTTCGGGCCACAAAtctaacataatttaataaaaattaagaaaattttgaaagaattagtcaataattacttaaaaatacaaattaatgatTTGCATCACGTAATGGGGTAACCCAAATTTTCAACATATTTCCAATTTcgttttaaaaacattgtttttcCATTACAGGCGACAAAACATTCTCAGTATGGGGCACAGGATCACCGCTGCGGCAGTTTATTTACTCGCTCGATATCGCTAAGCTTTTTGTGTGGACACTGCGGCATTATGATAGTGTGGAGCCGCTTATATTGTCCGGTGAGaactaaatattgtttttatttttcgggTAATTATCATtaacgaaaataaaattatctactcGCCGGTAAATGTGCTGTCAAAACCGATCTAAGACGATACTAATGGCAACACTATTAGTGTGCAGTGGAGCACAggcaaacaaaaataattttggtatttcattaataatttatgaaatacataAAGAACTGGCGTTGCAAGTGCTTAAAgcttaaaacattattatattgaccAAAATCTAAACTCTAAAGAAATCACTGTTTCTATACTATTCAGCTTACTAAtcttatttacattttcagtGGACGAAGAAGACGAAGTAACAATAAGCAAAGCGGCGGAAGCTATAAAGAAAGCACACGGGTTTGCCGGCGAAATTGTATACGATACTAGCAAAGCAGACGGACAGTATAAGAAAACAGCTTCTAACAAGAAATTACGATCTCTTTACAAGGAATTTACATTTACCCCCTTTGAGCAAGCCATACAAGACACTGTAACgtggtttaaaaataatagggAACATGCTAGATtgtgaaatatataatttatttatgtttatagtgGTTTTATTTCATATGTTACTGATATTGAAATTCGGCTTTTTGTTGCTCCGGCCAATTTTAAACAAGGtcctattttaaataaatagatatacatttataaagaatagaaaaaattcgatcatgAGGCGGGACTCgggaattttttctattctttattttatatttataaagcatttgaatgccaaaaaaccaaaaatatcaaattcaaggTCCAGACAAAATTactatttatctaaaaataatcattataaataaaaaagtccATTTTCTTGGGATCGATTTTTAAACTGAACTCTTAAGCTAATTTCGCATGAGATTTGAGAAGATTGATTAGGTACGTATGCAACTTTCAACTTGTGTTAAAGGGGAGCAGCGACAGTAAGTATTTGTTACGATACAACTCAACTACATAATTAGCACCTACACCATTAttcagtatattttttttatgttggaACAACTCGAGAGAAGCGATTAGCTCTTAATGCCATGTAGGAATTGAAAAGGAGgaggaaaaaatacaaattatatttaaaataatatttatttaactccaGTCCTTAATAAgctaaaaaattcataaataaaactcGGAGATGTAATACAATGTCGAAATAACAATCAAGCGcatcttttaatttttcccCATATCttggaaattttatttatttatatggttttatttatatggtGGATTATAACATCTTCATCATGATTAATACACCTATTATGGCAATATTAAAAGAACAAATTCCACAAGACGTTATACTGTCGTATTACATATCACAAAATTTCGaataacaacatttttttatttaataacaataaatagaCACATATTTAAGAATTACTGATTAGCGTGACAAAATCAACATTGAGTATAGAACACATGGCAACATTTTTTCTTGACAGATAAtacaatttgaatattatgaCTATGTTAattgtaaacattatttttactactagatgatttaaaactaattaaaaagcAAGCCCATGTTCGTCGTATGTAACAAAGATCTTCTCAATGGCCGTGACGTAGGCCGCTGTGCGCACGTCGAGCCCCAGGTTGTGTTTTGATGCCGCTTTTTTCACGTTCTGAAATTTAAgaagaatttattataatagtattatgataacattaagaacttttaaagaaaatacacACCTTTTTCTTTaagtactataatatttactgGGAATATAAGTGTAAGTGCAAGTGATTAGTGAGCGACTGCATGTTAACAAAATGctgtaaatgttttaaaaattgcaaaaaaacgATAGCAACACTTTCAATTAATTGTCGTGGAAATTAAATAGATGAGGTGTGAAGTGGTGATGGGTTGTTTCTGGTCGGGGTGCGGTGCTCATTGCTACTCATAAATAATGTtcttttatactataaattaTGTGCCGGTTTAAGCACCTATAGC encodes:
- the LOC123695140 gene encoding GDP-L-fucose synthase; amino-acid sequence: MGSESKIVLVTGGSGLVGQAIKTVIDEEKKSGSAEVGNEKWIFCGSKDGDLRNKKETEALFEKHKPTHVIHLAAMVGGLFHNMAHNLDFFRDNMAINDNVLYASYKHKVQKVVSCLSTCIFPDKITYPIDETMVHNGPPHSSNYGYSYAKRMIDVLNRGYAEQHGCRFTSVIPCNVFGPHDNFSLATSHVIPALIRRMDDAVTNGDKTFSVWGTGSPLRQFIYSLDIAKLFVWTLRHYDSVEPLILSVDEEDEVTISKAAEAIKKAHGFAGEIVYDTSKADGQYKKTASNKKLRSLYKEFTFTPFEQAIQDTVTWFKNNREHARL